A part of Vigna radiata var. radiata cultivar VC1973A chromosome 11, Vradiata_ver6, whole genome shotgun sequence genomic DNA contains:
- the LOC106777451 gene encoding uncharacterized protein LOC106777451: MNPDDRKRRFNEAIVNMLYPSSPQRERELEPAEPLIEESASDVISGALDHCDNNSSTSVEEEHDSETEKLSRAQRKKIRKKKLKEEVVRRGKLIGPLLPLTSTQVTRDTPPVRSNASEEGGVADCGGKSGKVKHRRMAKRLAKQKGNASTLGDTNQSSAEDLKEARL, translated from the exons ATGAATCCTGATGACAGAAAACGCAGGTTCAATGAAGCCATCGTTAATATGCTATATCCCTCCTCTCCTCAG CGCGAACGAGAGTTGGAACCTGCGGAACCCTTGATCGAAGAGTCTGCTTCTGACGTTATTTCAG GTGCTTTGGATCATTGTGACAACAATTCCTCGACTAGCGTTGAAGAAGAGCATGACTCGGAGACAGAGAAGCTCAGCAGGGCCCAGCGAAAGAAAATTCGGAAGAAGAAACTGAAGGAAGAAGTCGTTCGTCGCGGAAAACTTATTGGACCGCTGTTGCCTCTGACTTCCACTCAAGTTACACGTGATACTCCACCTGTTCGATCAAATGCTTCTGAAGAAG GTGGTGTGGCGGATTGTGGTGGTAAATCAGGGAAAGTGAAGCACCGTAGGATGGCAAAAAGGCTTGCCAAACAAAAGGGAAATGCCTCTACTTTGGGCGACACAAATCAAAGTTCCGCTGAGGACCTAAAAGAAGCCCGTTTATAA